From the Desulfuromonas sp. genome, one window contains:
- a CDS encoding dTMP kinase, giving the protein MSFFITFEGIEGSGKTTQIELARQWLENEFERPIVVTREPGGCPIADQIRSTLLDSANKDMDERTELLLYAAARAQHMAERIQPALAEGKPVLCDRFTDATLAYQGYGRGLSIELIEELNHLATRGVAPDLTILLDFPPESGIKRARQRNADTTGPDEDRFEKEALAFHHRVRIGYLALEHKFPRIRKVEADGPVEEVAARIRIVLQSFLEDMKTV; this is encoded by the coding sequence ATGTCTTTTTTTATAACCTTTGAAGGGATCGAGGGTTCGGGCAAAACGACCCAGATTGAGCTGGCCAGGCAATGGCTCGAAAATGAGTTTGAACGCCCCATCGTGGTGACACGTGAGCCGGGCGGCTGCCCGATAGCCGATCAGATCAGAAGCACACTTCTCGATTCAGCCAATAAGGACATGGATGAACGAACCGAGTTGCTGCTCTACGCGGCGGCCCGGGCCCAGCACATGGCCGAAAGGATTCAGCCGGCACTGGCCGAAGGCAAACCGGTTTTATGTGACCGCTTCACCGATGCAACCCTTGCTTATCAGGGTTACGGACGCGGTCTTTCAATCGAGCTGATTGAAGAACTGAACCATTTGGCAACCCGCGGTGTAGCGCCGGACCTGACGATCCTGCTCGATTTCCCACCGGAAAGCGGAATAAAAAGAGCCCGGCAGCGCAACGCCGACACGACCGGTCCCGACGAAGACCGATTTGAAAAGGAAGCCCTTGCGTTTCACCACCGGGTGAGGATCGGCTACCTGGCCCTTGAACATAAGTTCCCACGAATCCGGAAGGTTGAAGCCGACGGCCCTGTTGAAGAAGTCGCAGCGCGGATCAGAATCGTTTTACAGTCATTCCTTGAGGATATGAAAACCGTATGA
- the holB gene encoding DNA polymerase III subunit delta': MTFAQIIGHDRQKDILRRALSSERLAHAYLFEGPEGIGKRLMALSLARAVFCENRNGCGECPPCRKVDHNNHPDLHIFEPDGPQIKIDQIRNLQKDLSFRPLEAEKKICLLDDADRMNRAAANALLKTLEEPTANTLIILLCSHPEAMLSTVLSRCQRLPFSRLPQQRIEEALLEKRDIGPDAAHILAALAEGSFHSALGRDDDFYLEKRREILKSVTGLSRGSILPLLELARELASDKELIPDLFEILISFYRDLLLYRMGRPDDALVNIDLLEKIRRVGGREDTPQLLRKLEALMTGQKNLDRNVNAQLNLEVLLLRLAA, translated from the coding sequence ATGACCTTTGCTCAGATCATCGGACACGATCGGCAGAAAGATATTCTGCGCCGGGCATTATCCTCCGAACGCCTGGCACACGCTTATCTTTTTGAAGGCCCTGAAGGTATTGGCAAGCGCCTGATGGCTCTTAGCCTGGCCCGGGCTGTATTCTGTGAGAACAGGAATGGCTGCGGCGAATGCCCGCCGTGCCGAAAGGTAGACCATAACAACCATCCGGACTTGCATATTTTCGAACCGGACGGCCCACAAATCAAGATAGACCAGATCCGCAATTTACAAAAAGACCTCTCATTCAGGCCCCTGGAAGCCGAGAAGAAAATTTGCCTCCTTGATGATGCCGACCGGATGAACCGGGCCGCCGCCAACGCACTTCTTAAAACACTTGAAGAACCGACCGCCAACACCCTGATTATCCTTCTCTGCTCACACCCGGAAGCCATGTTGTCGACGGTCCTTTCTCGTTGCCAACGGCTACCATTTTCAAGACTGCCGCAACAACGCATTGAAGAGGCGCTTCTTGAAAAAAGAGACATCGGCCCGGATGCGGCACATATACTGGCGGCTCTAGCTGAAGGAAGCTTTCACAGCGCCCTCGGCCGGGATGACGATTTCTACCTGGAAAAAAGACGGGAAATTCTTAAAAGCGTAACCGGGCTTTCCCGCGGGAGCATCCTGCCGCTCCTCGAACTTGCCCGTGAACTGGCGAGCGACAAGGAACTTATCCCGGATCTGTTTGAAATTCTGATTTCGTTCTATCGGGACCTGTTACTGTACCGGATGGGACGACCCGACGATGCCCTGGTCAACATAGATCTGCTGGAAAAAATACGGCGGGTCGGTGGACGTGAAGACACCCCGCAACTGTTACGCAAACTGGAAGCGCTTATGACCGGGCAAAAGAACCTTGATCGCAATGTTAATGCCCAGCTGAACCTTGAAGTTTTACTCCTTCGCCTTGCGGCCTAG
- a CDS encoding methionine--tRNA ligase, translating into MDKHFYITTPIYYVNDVPHIGHAYTTIACDVLSRYKRERGYKVFFLTGTDEHGQKVEKAAQANGETPLELADRVVKRFQSLWDKLDIDHTDFIRTTQERHKKAVEEIFRRIETKGDIYLGEYVDWYCTPCETFWTETQLLDGNCPDCGRKTDKLKEESYFFRMSKYQDALLRHIEENPEFIQPRSRRNEILSFIKEGLRDLSISRTTFNWGIPVPGNDKHVIYVWFDALTNYISALGFPDDPDGNFKDFWPCTAHVIGKDILRFHTVYWPTFLLAAGLPLPEKVLAHGWWTVEGQKMSKSLRNVVEPNMLVDKYGVDAIRYFLMREVPFGLDGDFSHSALVHRINSDLANDLGNLVSRSTAMLNKYFAGVLPESGPVDEIDQTLSQKFADTIPVVDKQMDDLAFNKALQSIWELVSAANKYIDDTAPWALAKDDTQKERLGTVMYNLLEAVRLIALFTTPFMPTTGQNIISILGGDPDAIRDDALFEWGGLQAGTKIDKALPLFPRIEAD; encoded by the coding sequence ATGGACAAGCATTTTTATATTACAACACCGATATATTACGTGAACGACGTGCCGCATATCGGACACGCCTACACGACAATCGCCTGCGATGTCCTGTCCCGCTACAAGCGTGAGCGCGGCTACAAGGTCTTTTTCCTGACCGGCACCGACGAGCACGGCCAGAAGGTAGAAAAAGCAGCCCAGGCCAACGGTGAAACCCCGCTTGAACTCGCCGACCGGGTGGTCAAGCGGTTCCAGTCGTTATGGGATAAACTCGATATCGACCATACCGATTTCATCCGCACGACCCAGGAACGGCACAAGAAAGCGGTTGAGGAAATCTTCCGACGGATCGAGACAAAAGGGGATATTTATCTCGGCGAATATGTCGACTGGTATTGTACTCCATGCGAAACTTTCTGGACCGAAACACAGTTACTCGATGGGAACTGCCCTGATTGCGGTCGCAAAACCGACAAGCTTAAAGAAGAATCCTATTTCTTCAGGATGAGCAAATACCAGGACGCACTGCTCAGGCATATCGAGGAGAATCCTGAATTTATCCAGCCGCGATCCCGTCGCAACGAAATCCTCAGTTTTATCAAGGAAGGGTTGCGCGACCTGTCGATTTCACGGACAACGTTCAACTGGGGGATACCGGTACCGGGCAATGACAAACATGTTATCTACGTCTGGTTCGACGCCCTGACCAACTATATTTCGGCGCTCGGTTTTCCGGACGATCCGGACGGGAACTTTAAAGATTTCTGGCCCTGTACTGCCCATGTCATCGGCAAAGACATCCTCCGCTTTCACACCGTTTACTGGCCGACCTTTCTGCTCGCCGCAGGCCTCCCCTTGCCGGAAAAAGTTTTAGCCCATGGCTGGTGGACAGTCGAGGGCCAGAAAATGAGCAAATCGCTGCGCAACGTCGTCGAGCCGAACATGCTGGTCGACAAATACGGTGTCGATGCGATTCGTTACTTTCTGATGCGCGAAGTTCCGTTCGGCCTTGACGGTGACTTCTCCCACTCGGCCCTGGTACATCGCATTAATTCCGACCTTGCCAACGATCTGGGTAATCTGGTCAGCCGCTCGACGGCGATGCTCAACAAGTATTTTGCCGGGGTTTTACCAGAATCAGGCCCGGTCGATGAAATCGACCAGACACTCAGCCAGAAGTTTGCCGATACGATTCCGGTTGTCGATAAACAGATGGATGATCTCGCCTTCAACAAGGCATTACAGTCGATCTGGGAACTGGTGTCAGCAGCGAACAAGTATATTGACGATACCGCCCCCTGGGCCCTGGCCAAGGACGATACACAAAAAGAGCGCCTCGGAACCGTCATGTACAACCTGCTTGAGGCTGTTCGGTTGATAGCCCTGTTCACAACTCCGTTCATGCCGACGACCGGTCAAAATATTATCAGCATACTCGGTGGAGATCCTGACGCCATTCGTGATGACGCCCTCTTTGAATGGGGCGGGCTGCAGGCCGGCACCAAAATCGACAAGGCCCTCCCCTTGTTCCCACGGATTGAAGCGGACTGA
- a CDS encoding radical SAM protein translates to MKYTLVDSHAHLDGSKFTDDLDQVIQRASENDVEYILTIGCDLESSRKSIDLALRYPNIYASVGIHPHDAANADDKAIEELRQMATSIGKVVAIGETGLDFFRDNAPRPAQREAFRKQVRLARDLKLPLIIHDRDAHDETVAILKDEKASDVGGVLHCFSGNLKMARACIDLGFYISFPGTLTYPKNDELRAIARALPIDVALVETDCPYLAPQKWRGKRNEPAYVRTTAELLAEIKGLTFEDVARVTSLNTHRLFGIGRIDQSAKIAYVIRHSLYLNITNRCTNKCTFCAKFRDFTVKGHQLCLEHEPDLSEVIAAIGDPAQFDEVVFCGYGEPLLRLDLVKEIAAWLKKEGKRVRINSDGQANLVYGRNILPELSSLVDAISISLNAADATTYQKYCQSDFGEKGYEAIRAFLVEAKKTIPSVTATAVALPGLDIDACRKVADELGVAFRPREYNDLG, encoded by the coding sequence ATGAAATACACCCTCGTTGATTCACACGCTCATCTTGACGGCAGTAAATTCACCGACGACCTTGATCAAGTCATACAGCGGGCCAGCGAAAATGACGTCGAATACATCCTGACGATCGGTTGTGACCTTGAAAGCTCACGTAAAAGCATCGATCTGGCGCTACGCTACCCCAACATTTACGCTTCGGTCGGAATTCACCCGCACGACGCCGCAAACGCCGATGACAAGGCAATCGAAGAACTTAGGCAGATGGCAACCTCGATCGGAAAAGTTGTTGCCATCGGCGAAACCGGACTCGATTTCTTCCGGGATAATGCACCCAGACCGGCTCAGCGCGAAGCTTTCCGCAAACAGGTTCGCCTGGCCCGCGACCTCAAGTTACCCCTGATTATTCATGACCGCGACGCCCACGACGAAACCGTCGCGATTCTCAAGGATGAAAAGGCCAGTGATGTCGGCGGTGTTCTCCACTGTTTTAGCGGCAACCTGAAGATGGCCCGAGCCTGTATCGATCTCGGCTTTTATATTTCATTTCCCGGGACCCTGACCTATCCGAAGAATGATGAACTCCGTGCCATCGCCCGGGCCTTGCCGATCGATGTGGCGCTGGTGGAAACCGATTGCCCTTACCTCGCACCCCAGAAATGGCGCGGCAAAAGGAATGAACCGGCTTATGTCAGGACGACGGCAGAGCTGCTTGCCGAAATCAAGGGCCTGACTTTCGAGGATGTTGCGCGCGTCACATCTCTGAACACACATCGACTTTTCGGAATTGGCCGGATAGACCAGTCGGCAAAGATCGCCTACGTCATCCGGCATTCGCTGTACCTCAACATTACCAATCGTTGCACCAACAAGTGTACGTTTTGCGCAAAATTCAGGGATTTTACCGTCAAGGGGCATCAACTCTGTCTAGAGCATGAACCGGACCTTTCCGAGGTTATTGCCGCCATTGGCGACCCGGCGCAATTTGACGAAGTCGTCTTTTGCGGCTACGGCGAACCCCTGTTAAGACTTGACCTGGTGAAAGAAATAGCCGCCTGGCTGAAAAAAGAAGGGAAAAGAGTCCGGATCAATAGCGACGGTCAGGCCAATCTCGTTTATGGACGCAATATCCTGCCGGAGTTGAGTAGTCTGGTCGATGCCATATCGATTTCACTCAATGCCGCCGATGCAACAACTTACCAGAAGTATTGTCAGTCAGATTTCGGAGAAAAAGGCTATGAAGCAATCAGGGCGTTTCTCGTCGAGGCGAAGAAAACAATCCCTTCAGTAACGGCAACCGCAGTCGCCCTGCCCGGCCTCGACATTGATGCTTGCCGCAAAGTCGCCGATGAACTTGGCGTCGCATTCCGACCAAGGGAATATAACGATCTCGGATAA
- a CDS encoding uracil permease, which produces MPISSTEYNFRGRDCIVGAQMLFVAFGALVLVPLLTGLNPNVALFTAGIGTLVFQLITRGQVPIFLASSFAFIAPIIHGVNTWGIPGTMCGLLAAGLLYMLLSAVIRVFGSGILHKILPPVVTGPVIMVIGLVLAPVAVHMASGRTGDGSAWLVPETTAFIIAGISLVATILVSLLGRGLFRLIPILCGIAAGYLASIVLDVSGVSASIQGTFNPGDLKNWTGPALISLQKVAEAPWFAMPDFTFPEWNFEAILFIVPVAIAPAIEHFGDILAIGNITGKDYMEKPGIQKTMLGDGVATSLAAFLGGPPNTTYSEVSGAVALTRSFNPAIMTWAAIAAILLAFIGKLGGFLNTIPVPVMGGIMVLLFGAITVIGINTLVRAGEDLMEPRNLAIVAIILVFGIGGMSFDFAVVKLGGIGLAGIVGVILNLVLPKSASR; this is translated from the coding sequence ATCCCAATTTCATCCACAGAATATAATTTCAGGGGCAGGGATTGTATCGTCGGTGCCCAGATGCTGTTTGTTGCTTTTGGCGCCCTGGTCCTGGTGCCATTACTGACCGGGCTTAACCCGAACGTGGCACTATTCACTGCCGGTATCGGAACACTTGTGTTTCAGCTGATTACCCGGGGACAGGTTCCGATCTTTCTCGCTTCAAGTTTTGCCTTTATTGCGCCGATAATCCATGGAGTGAATACCTGGGGCATTCCGGGAACTATGTGCGGTTTGCTGGCGGCCGGTCTCCTCTACATGTTGTTGAGTGCGGTTATCCGCGTTTTCGGTTCCGGAATTCTTCATAAAATTTTACCCCCGGTTGTGACCGGCCCGGTCATTATGGTCATCGGTCTGGTGCTGGCGCCGGTTGCGGTTCACATGGCTTCGGGACGGACCGGTGACGGCTCGGCCTGGCTGGTGCCGGAGACGACTGCGTTTATCATAGCCGGCATTTCTCTTGTTGCGACAATTCTTGTTTCTCTGCTGGGGAGAGGTCTGTTCAGACTGATTCCTATCCTTTGCGGTATTGCTGCCGGCTATCTTGCATCAATTGTTCTTGACGTTTCCGGCGTTTCGGCATCGATACAGGGGACTTTTAATCCCGGTGATCTTAAGAACTGGACCGGCCCGGCTCTGATCTCCTTGCAGAAAGTTGCCGAGGCTCCGTGGTTTGCGATGCCTGATTTTACTTTTCCGGAATGGAATTTCGAGGCGATTCTGTTTATCGTTCCGGTCGCCATTGCTCCGGCGATTGAGCATTTTGGCGACATTCTTGCGATCGGCAATATTACCGGAAAGGATTATATGGAAAAACCGGGCATCCAGAAAACCATGCTGGGTGACGGTGTGGCGACGAGCCTGGCGGCTTTTCTCGGCGGTCCTCCGAATACAACTTATTCCGAGGTCTCCGGTGCTGTTGCCCTGACCCGTTCTTTTAATCCGGCGATCATGACCTGGGCGGCGATTGCCGCAATCCTTCTTGCATTCATCGGGAAGCTCGGCGGTTTTCTCAATACCATCCCGGTGCCGGTGATGGGCGGAATCATGGTTTTGTTGTTCGGTGCAATTACCGTGATTGGGATTAACACCCTGGTCAGGGCCGGAGAAGATCTGATGGAGCCGCGCAACCTGGCGATTGTGGCGATTATCCTGGTTTTCGGCATCGGCGGCATGAGCTTTGATTTTGCAGTTGTCAAGCTGGGCGGAATTGGTCTTGCGGGCATTGTCGGAGTCATACTCAACCTGGTGTTGCCAAAGAGCGCTTCGCGGTAG
- a CDS encoding uracil phosphoribosyltransferase, producing MPVHEVKHPLVRHKLGLMRRESISTKNFRELASEVARLLTYEATSDLPTEEEQVPGWAGPVTVHKIKGKKITVVPILRAGLGMMDGVLDLIPSAKVSVVGLYRNEETLEPVTYFEKLAGKMEDRTALILDPMLATGGSLIATINMLKEAGCKNIKGLFLVAAPEGIARLDQTHPDVDLYVASIDDCLNDVGYILPGLGDAGDKIFGTK from the coding sequence ATGCCCGTTCATGAAGTGAAACATCCGCTGGTCAGGCACAAGCTTGGTCTGATGCGGCGTGAAAGTATCAGTACGAAAAATTTCCGTGAACTTGCCTCCGAGGTCGCTCGACTTCTGACTTATGAGGCGACCAGCGATCTGCCCACCGAAGAGGAGCAGGTGCCGGGCTGGGCCGGACCGGTCACGGTTCATAAAATTAAAGGAAAAAAGATCACTGTTGTTCCGATTTTGCGGGCCGGCCTTGGCATGATGGACGGGGTGCTCGATCTGATCCCGAGCGCCAAGGTCAGCGTCGTCGGGCTCTACCGCAACGAAGAAACCCTTGAACCGGTGACCTATTTTGAAAAACTGGCCGGCAAGATGGAAGATCGGACAGCCCTGATCCTCGACCCGATGCTGGCAACGGGTGGCAGTCTGATCGCAACCATCAACATGCTTAAGGAGGCTGGTTGCAAGAACATCAAGGGGCTTTTCCTGGTCGCGGCACCGGAAGGGATCGCCCGTCTTGATCAAACCCACCCTGATGTTGATCTTTACGTCGCCTCGATCGATGATTGTCTCAATGATGTCGGTTATATTCTGCCCGGCCTCGGTGATGCCGGCGATAAAATTTTTGGTACCAAATAA
- a CDS encoding pilus assembly protein PilZ, translating into MGHDKRKDARYRKRLTLKFGTGDDVSRVGFTEDISETGIFIRSTAPVAPNTILTVEITTLKEEKILLRGRIMWAKKVPQNMMHRIKGGMGLLITEFIENEEIYRLLCEYRRNL; encoded by the coding sequence ATGGGGCACGACAAAAGAAAAGATGCTCGTTATCGCAAACGTTTGACGCTTAAATTCGGTACAGGCGATGATGTTAGCCGGGTCGGATTTACAGAAGATATCTCCGAGACGGGCATTTTTATTCGCTCAACAGCTCCGGTTGCACCTAATACGATATTGACAGTCGAAATTACGACACTAAAAGAGGAAAAAATTCTTCTTAGAGGGCGCATTATGTGGGCCAAAAAGGTCCCGCAGAACATGATGCACCGCATCAAAGGCGGGATGGGGCTCCTGATTACCGAATTTATTGAGAATGAAGAGATCTATCGTCTGCTGTGTGAGTATCGTAGAAATCTATAA
- a CDS encoding EVE domain-containing protein yields the protein MNQHRYWLMKSEPDCFSIDDLKAMPDGIEHWDGVRNYQARNLLRDEIKPGDGVLFYHSNTAEPSIVGLARVVREGYPDHTAFDPEEKHFDPKSDPDRPRWFMVDVQYLCHLPFSLTRDFLRQHPVLSGMGVLRKGNRLSVQPVTEQEWRAVLETAGITDPLG from the coding sequence ATGAACCAGCATCGTTACTGGCTGATGAAATCCGAACCGGATTGCTTCTCGATCGATGATCTCAAGGCGATGCCGGATGGAATCGAGCACTGGGACGGAGTGCGTAATTACCAGGCCCGCAACCTGCTGCGTGACGAGATTAAGCCTGGTGATGGTGTCCTTTTTTATCACAGCAACACGGCCGAGCCGTCGATTGTCGGACTGGCACGGGTTGTGCGCGAGGGATATCCGGATCACACCGCGTTCGATCCCGAGGAGAAACATTTTGACCCGAAATCCGATCCTGACAGGCCGCGCTGGTTCATGGTCGATGTCCAGTACCTCTGTCACCTGCCGTTTTCACTGACGCGCGATTTTCTTCGCCAGCACCCGGTGTTGTCAGGCATGGGGGTGTTGCGCAAGGGTAACCGGCTTTCGGTTCAGCCGGTTACCGAACAGGAATGGCGGGCGGTGCTCGAAACCGCAGGAATTACAGATCCACTCGGATGA